A window of Phragmites australis chromosome 15, lpPhrAust1.1, whole genome shotgun sequence genomic DNA:
GGTTGTGGTCTCTGTTCGTTGCGTTTGGAACGCAAGAATTTCGCACACAAGTCACGGTGGATTTCCATGCAATCGTGTGAATTTCCTGTGCTCCAAACATGTGGGCGAAGAACATGGGCTGGGACGTCCTCGTCCCGCCGGCGTCGTCTGTGCTGATGCTCGTTATGGGGCCGCTGATCCTCGACGCCGTCTCGGTCGGTGGCAAGATCATCTGACTCGCTCGCGCGACCGTGGAGAGTTCCTGGCGCGCGACGACACCGTCGTCGGCTGCTCCGTCCTCGATGGTGACGCTCCGCCGTTGCGGCAGACAACAGCTGGTGAGCCGGTGTTGACGTGCGGCGACGCTGCTGCGGTCACCGCGAGGCTGGGCATCCCCAGGTGGAGGTGCCGGAGCAGCAGGAGTGACAAGGCGGATCGGTCGTCGGAG
This region includes:
- the LOC133892220 gene encoding uncharacterized protein LOC133892220, whose amino-acid sequence is MWAKNMGWDVLVPPASSVLMLVMGPLILDAVSTTAGEPVLTCGDAAAVTARLGIPRWRCRSSRSDKADRSSECRPCGAAELVRKLAGGGSESERELDEAFYDRGEDGFICAAELWCVNRRLGFAEEARTARG